The segment TGGGCACGGAGGAAGGAGGGCGCGTGTCTGGTCCTGAGGCCGAGAAGGGCTGGACAACAATGGTCAATTAGGTTCTGAACCAAGGCGCCCCCGGGGCTTGATGGGAGGCGCCAAAGGGGGCGAAAAAGTATGCGGATGTCGCCATACGAGGTGAAAAAGACGAGATTTGCCATTAGCGCATTCGCCATGCTCGGCTTGGCGTCGGCCTTTCTTGGCGTCCCGGCGGCCGGGCATCTGGGGCAGGACGACCCCCCGATCTGGTCCGGGACCCCGTCCCAAGTCTACCAACCCGTAAACATCAACACTGTGAGGTTCGACGGCCAGACTGCACCCAACGGTCACGCCTCTGGCTCCGTCGACCTGATTGAGTTCGACACAAAGAACATCCCGAAAGACCTCACGTTCGACGGCGTCGACTACCCGATCCCAGCATCCTCGACCGTATTCATCGAGCACTTCGCCGGGAATTGGCAGATAAACCAGGGAAACAACTTCAAGTTCCTGGGCAAAGCCCACTCACTGACCATCAGGCACGACGGGGGCGATCCTACGTACACGAGGTCCCGCGTCCTCATCCAGACGGAGCCAGCGACCAACGGCATCGGCATCGATATGCTCCTCAACGCGGCCGGCGTGACCGTGCGGCAACACGCACATGTGCCGGCGGCGAGCCCGGTGCCGATCTACTACTTGCACGACGTGAGCAAGACGTCATCGGAAATCGCCAATTCGCCGAGCGTGACGATATCGATGGAACCCTGCAACTTCCAAGGCACGGATGGGAGCTGCTTGAGCGTGTACGACCCGGACCCGACGCTCATCAACCAATTCGTCCCGGTGGTCAACCGGCAAGTATGCCTACGTGCTCCTGAGACGCCGACGCTCTGCTGATCTTGGAGTGACCCGAACGGCGAAGCGTCGACTCCGGTGACGACCCCTCATTCGCCCGTGCCGCACCCGGCTCGGGTGCCGGATTCGACTCTACTTGACCGCGTTTAGCTCGCCCGAAAACCCGATTCGTCAATCGGAATTCCATGTTATGCGTCGATAGCCTTAAACGCCGCCAAGAGGCTCGACCGCCGCATGAGGGGTAGAATACGGTTTTCGTGGCGAACGGCGTTGGCGCTTGCCGTCGCGGGACTGGCCGTCTCACCCGCGGGATTCGCCGGAACGCGCTCGGCCCCCGAGGTAGTAGACACTTACGGGGATACGGCCGATGCCTTCACCGGCGCGCCCGTCGAGGAGACCGACTTGGACCTCGTCGCGGCGTGGTTCACCGAAACCTCCGCGCAGTTCCAGGTCCATGTCGCCGCTGCCGACCTCACCGTGAACACGCCATCGGCGTACCGCATCGGCGTGACATCACATCTTTGGGTGGTCTCTTGGAATGCCGGTAGCGACGCTTTCACGGCGCGTGCCGGCAGAGACATCCTAGGCGGGACCTTCGGAGCTTTGTCGCCCGGCGGCGCCAACACGGATGACGGAGTGGCCACCATCGCTTTCGATATCGCGGCCGACGAGATCACTATTACGTTCCCGCGCGCTTTTGCGGACGCGCTCACCGGCCAACAGTGGGAATTCGGGTCTGGCACCACCTTCACGGCCCCCCGTGCCGACAGCTTCGAGGGGCTTGCCCCAGGAAGCGACCGACACGGGTGTGCCCCCTGCCGCCAACTGGACGCCGCGGCGCCAGGACGCGATTTCACGTTCTCGTCAACGATTCGTAACCTTTACTCCGGGACCAACCCGGAGGGAGCCACCATCGACACGAATTACGTCAAACTCCTCGGCGTCGCGATACACGACCAGCGCGGGACCGGGAGCTTCGCGACGTACGAGTTCGAAGTCCGCACGGAGCACAAGTCCATCACCTTCAACGACGTGAACACCGATCTCCACATCGGGGACGTCGTGCTCATCCGTGACTTCTCCGGAAGCTACGTCATCTCCGCCCAGAACACGAAGTTCAGCGGGAACGCGACGGCCGTGGAGATCACGCGGGCCTGAACCGATGCCAAGACAAAGCGCCCAACGACCATCGAACATCCTTGCGGTTGCCGGTACGCGGCCGATCCATTACGCGCTTGTCATGCTCGCCGTTGTCTCGATTCTACTCCCTTGGACTGCTTCGGCGGGATCACCCGGCAATCCTGAGGTGGTTGACCCCTCTGGCGATGAATTCGACCCGATCCAGAACCAACACGTGGACGCGCCGAACTCCGACGTGTTGAGCGGCTGGTTCGAGGAAAGGGGCGACGACCGTTTCGAGGTCCACTTCCGGCTGCAGGACATCAACGGGGCGTTCAGGGATGGGACGAACTCGCAGGTGTGGAACTTCTACTGGGACGAGCCGGGCGGGCGCTCGTGGCGCGTTTCCGTGTTTCGCGACAGTACCGGCGCCAATCCACCCTTCGCAACACTGGATTCACCCGGCGACACCGCGATCAACGTGCTGGCCGCGCCAACGCTTGACCAATCCAAGAACGAGATCGCGGTGACGGTCCCACGAAGCTTCAGCATCGCGATTCCGAATGGAACGGCGACCGAAACGGCAGTAGTCTGGGAAGACGGCACCACGTTCGTGAACCCGTTGGTGAGAAACCAAGACGGCCTTGGGTCCAGCGGCTGCAGCCCCTGTAACGAGGTGGACACGACGGCCCCTGGGTCGAGTTTCACGTTCAAGTCGAACCTCTCCTACAACCGCCACGTCACCGTCCGGCCCACCTCAGCAATCGTCGCCGCCGAGCCCGGCCGGGACACGACTATCTCCTTCACTGCCTCTTCGCCTCCCGGTATTGCGATCGACCTCACGACCGATCTACTTGCGAAACTGAGCATCGACGGCTGGCGTATCGACGGCAACTCGCTCGGTCTCAGCGTCCTTCCCGGGAAAACATCCTCCCTTGCCTTCACGGTGCATGTCCCGGCGTCGGCGAAGCCCGGCGAAATGGGATTGCTGACCATCGATGGCGGGGACGTGCCCGTGAGCGTCCTTGTCGTCGTCGGAAAAGACGAGGCGGAGAAGGTGAAAGCGCTCCAACTCGGTCCGGACTTCTCAAGCACGCCCGCCGCGTCCACTCTTCATCTCGTAGGCGTCACGGTGAATAGCGCCTCGGAACCCGTCGTCCCGGGCGATCTCGTGCGGGACGCGCCGAAGGGCACGAATGAGCAGTTGATCGCACGCACGTTCGCGTCGACGGACGCGATCCTTCCCTTCGGGACGTGGCGCACACTCCCACTGGAGAACGATCTCACGCTGTCGGGACCGCTCGAACTGGCGGTGGACGTGGATTGGACGAACACGCAAGGCACGACACTTCTCGCACTTGTCGGTCCCGACCCGCTTCCTCTTGACTGGGACGGGATCACGGCGCCCGCCGGTACCGTGAAACTCGTCGGCACGGCCCAGGCGGCGACGAACGCGCGAGCGTTTCTCAAGGCGAGCGGGACGGCCGACGACTTTTCGCTCGCAAGGGGTGATGCGCTTTCCGTCGCAATCTTCGTGGCGCAATCCCAAGGCACGGGAAGCGTCCAACTCCACATCTTCACGCTGGTCTCGGATTCGCGTCTCAATTTCACATACCTCGATAAGACGCTGGCACCCATCGAAGGCGTCGCGCTTCCCGGCGGGAAGAACGCCATCTATCTTACGGGCTCCCCGGCGCCGTTGGGGCTTATGACGTACGGCAACGTGACGGGACTCGCGGTCGGGCCAAGTGGCGAGACCGTGCTTTCCGTGGGTTCGTCGCCGAGAGCCGCCGTCGTAGGCGATTCCTCTAAGAAGCCTGCGAGCGACACGACGAGCGATTCGTTCCTTCGAAGCGACGCGACGGGAACCACGAAGAAGATCGCTTTCGACATAGGCGACGACGTGCAATCGGTGAACGTGAGACTCTCCGGCCAACACGCCGCGGTGAGGACGCGCGACACCAATATCGACCTCGAAGTGTACCGGTTGGGCGGCACCAACCGCACCATCGTGAAAGCGTCCCGGGCCAACGGACCCGAGGAGAACGTCACGGTGTCGAGGGCGGATCTCGAAAAGTTCGGGCGTGGCCCCTACGAGGCGGACGTGATCCTCAAAGCCGTCGGGCCAACGAGCATCTCGCCCACGGTGACGTTCGACATCACCGTCACGAAAGGGTTCTCCGAGCATGTCCCGGACGCCCTCGTCGAGAACTGGCTTCTTTGGGATTACTCGGGAGAGCCCGCCGGAAACTACAGCATTTCGGCACGGCGCGGCGCTTCGCCTGCCGTCGCTTCGGCGCCGTTCCTTCTCACTTCAATCGGCCCGACCCTTCCCCCCGTGGCCGGATTCGTTTTCTCGCCCATCCTTCCCGCCGTGGGCGACAGCGTGAACTTCGCCGACGTGTCGGCGGATCCCGATGGCCGCATCGTCTCGTGGTCGTGGGATTTTGGGGACGGCGCGAAAAGCGACCAGGTGACGCCGACGCACACGTACGCAGCAGCGGGGAACTACCCTGTAGTCCTCGTTGTCACCGACGACTTCGGGGCCGTGTCTTCGGCGTCGGTCCGCGAAGTCACCATCGTCGCCTCCCAGACCGGCCTGCCGACGGACGGCATCCCGAGCCAGGGGACGCTCGGCATCTACAAGGATCTCTACGCGAAGGGTCTCACCCATGTCGAGGCATACACGGACGCATGGCTCGGTAGCGAGATCTCAGGCGCGCCAGGAAGGGAATACCTTCCGGGGCGAGGGGTTCAAGCCTACGTCCATGGTACTTCCTTGAACGCCGCGGTCGTCACCACCTGGAACGGCGGAACGCTCTCGCTCACCAATCTCTTGGGCGGCGTCTTGGGCTTCGATCGCGGCGAGGGCCTGCAATCGCTCGGGGAGGCGCGCGTGCGTTCGCTTCCCCCGAAGAACGTCACCGTGAACGGTGGGCCACAGGAACTCCAGGGGTTTTCCGCCGCTCCCCAGCATCACGACGACGCGAACGACGGGCTCTTGATGGTCGAACTTTCGCACCTGCGTGGCACCTTGAACGCGAAGCGTACGCTCACTTTCCTTGAAGGCACGCTCCACGGAGACGTTAGAAACGTCATCCGTTCCTCGCCCGGCGACACCCTGAACCTCACGACGGAGACCGTCATCACGGCTCCGTCAGGCTCGTGGCTCGCACACGCATCGGGAGCGACCGTACACACCTTGCGGCTCGTCGACGGCGAGGCTGTGAGCGTCACGTTCGACGCCGGGAACGGTTGGTTCGCGGTGTATAGGCCGACCGACGTTTCCGTCGCCGGCGTCGTCTTCTCTGGCGATGCTAGGTCGGCGACGGCGACGCTGTCAGGAGCGCTTCTCAGGATACGGACCGACTACGAAGCCGTCGGATCGCTTCTGTCCGCCCAGTACATCCTCGCTTACGACGTGGCCGACACGGACGCGACGCGCTACGCCGGGGTGATGGAGATCGCTCACCAGGACGAAGAAGAGATCGGGACCGCGGTCCTTGCAGACGACCGCGCCGCGGCCGTAGGCTGGGCGGGGGCCCGTTCCACGATGGAGGCGGGTGTGGCCTCGGGGCTTGCCGCGGATTGGACCGCCTTGAACGGGTTCCCGATGGAATGGGACCTCCGGGTCGAGGCCCCTTCGACGCAAGGCGGAGAGGCCGTGCGTCTCATACTTCCGGCCCACGTGCTCGCGGACGGTTCCGTGGCTTTCACCATCGACGGCGCCGAGTTGTCGCTTTCGAAGATCGCGGCGATGAGCGACGACGTGACGCTTGTCGCGCTGGCGCCGATCGACCATTTCAGCGTCCGTAGCGTACAGGTCCGAAGCGTCGTGCCGGGCCTCGCGCCCATCTTCCTGTGGGCGACGTTGGGCCTTGGCGCGATCGTGAGCGCCGAAGCGCTGGTCCTGGCCCGACAGGCACTTGGCGGTGGCGCCGCGGCGCGCGGCACGGAACGGTTCGGCGCCGGCACTCAAAGCGCGGCGGTGAGGCGGGCGCTCGGATACGCGCCCGACGACGAGGGACCATCCGGTTCCGGCGAGACGCGCGAGGTGAAAGGCATCATCGCGGGGGACCGGGAACGAATGACTAGCGACCGGTTGCCGTCGGGCGCTCAAAGCGACGCCGTGCGAAAGGCGCTTGGGATGGACGCGGAGACACAGGCCGCGAAGGCAGCGCTCCTTGCGAAGCTCGCGGGGCCCGCGGCACCCTCGGGACCCAAGGGGCCAGACCTTCGACCGGCGGAAGCGAAATGCTCTCGTTGCGGTCAACCCGTCGCCTTCGCCAAGGACGCTGGGTCCGCAACGTGCGCCGCCTGCGGCGCGATGAACACGAGGCGAGAGACATGATGAAAAGGATCTCGGTAGGCCAGGCACTGCTCGTTGCGTCCTTGTTGATCGCGACGCCGATCGTCGCGTTGGGCGCCACGTGGGTGTCGTGGGATGAGGAAAGAGACGCCCTCGCGCACCATTCATTCCCGTCGGCCGGCGCCGATGACGATTCCGTTTGGACGGCAGTTGGAGAGTCGCGCGCCTCGGCCGAGAACGGCGTGGTGGCGCGGGAAGGCGCGGCGGTTGTCGACGTGACTTTGCCGCGCGTATCCTCTATTGACGATTCGGCGCCAGGATTGAAAACTGGCGGCACTTACGCAAGCGCGGGCTCGGCGACCGTCACGCGCACGCTCACGCTTCTCGAGGGGACCTCGCACGCAGACATCCGCACCAAGTTGGCAAGTTCGCCCGGGCCCCCGTTGGAACTGGTCACCGAAGTGAAGCTTTGGGCACCCGAAGACGCACGCGTCGCCTATGGGGATGCGACGGGGTCCAAAGATGTGTTACTCGACCCGCTTACCCCTACGACCCTCGATTTCGCCGCGAAGAGCGCTTGGGTGGCCGTCTTTGATCCCTCGACGAGAACCACCGCGGGGGTCGTCCTCGCCGGTCCAATGGAACGGGTGGCACTGCGTCTCGTAGACAACGGACTGTCGGTCACAACGACGTGGCGCGGTGTCGGCTCCCTCGTAGGCGCCGAGTACCTGACCGCGACGGACACAGTCGCTGCGGAACAGCCGTTTGAAGCGCTCTCCCGATTGGCCGAGCGCGAGCGCTCGGAAGTCGGCACGGCGTTCCTCGGCGACGGCTACACTGCGGCCGTCTCGTGGCGGTCAAGCGATGCCGAGGTGACGACCGGCGCCTCGTCGACCACGACCGATTTCGTGGACAGCCTCGGCGGCGAAGCGCGCTCATGGATGCTCTCCATTTCCGCCGACGCGGGTAACGGGGGCAAGGCGATGCGTTTCGTCGTCCCCCAACGACTGGCGGACGGGTTGGTGCCATCTGCGACGCTCGATGGGGAACCTGTGGGCCTTGAGCGCGCCGCCGAATCGCGAGGAAACGCCTCCTTCACGCTAGTCATCCCGCACTTCAGCCTTCGCACCGTACAGATCAAGTCCGTGACCCCCGGGGTGCCGCCCATCTTCATGTGGCTCACCATCGGCCTCGGCACGGTCGCGACCGGTGGCGGCATCGCGATCGGGAGCAGGATGCTAAAGTCGAAGGCGGCGCGCCTTGGGATCGGCGAGGCGGCGGCTGGCGGCGGGGGCGGAGGTTTCACGGGACCGCGTAGCGCCGCCGTCCAACGTGCGCTCGGCAGCGCCGACCAGCTTGGAGGCGGCGGCCCCGCGGAGGGCGCCCTGAAGAGCGAGGCGGCAAGGAGAGCGATGGCCTCGGAGGCCGTGATGAAAGCCGGGCTGGACGAGTCCACGCAGGCGGCGTTGAGGAACGAACTGCTCATGAAACTGGGAGCACCCGGTTCGACGACGAAGCGATCCGGAACGGCCGCCCGGTCCCATTACGCGCGCTGCGTCCAGTGCACGAAGCCCATCCGGTTCGACCCCGGGCAGGCGTCCTTGAAGTGCCCGAATTGCGGACGCGAAAACTTGAATGAAATGACGTGATGCAAAACGGCACCTGCCGGAACAACGACTGGTGGACCGCGGCCTTGCCGCCGAACCCCGGCGTCGGGGCCGCGGACCGGTCCTTGCGGGCGGCAGATCATCGCCGGGTCGACCCCCGAGGGACACAAAAGTCGACCGCACCCATCCACCACTCTTTTATGCCATTACACCGATGGAGCGCGAGATCATGGGCCCAAGGTCAGGGGGACACTGACGTTTGACACGTTACCTGGTCGGCAAGGGCAGCCTTTCGATCCGAAAGACGTCGAGGGGCGCCTTGGATTCCGTCGAGCATGAAGAGGCCGCGGTCGCCGAGGCCGGCGACGCGACGGACGCTGTCGCGCGGCTCATCCGACCGGATCCGAAGGTCGTGTTCCTTGACAGGATATCGCCGGGCGAAGCGGACGGCGTGGTTTCGAGGCGCGCGATGTCTTCGCAACAGTCCCAGGCGCGCCTCGTCCCGACCACGATCATTCCGCAGGACGACCCGGACGTGCGATCCGCAACGACCATCGGCGCGTCCGGCCGACTTATGAAACCGATCCGGCAGGAGGACGCGCGAATGATCCACCACGGCGTCGAGGAAGAGACGAGCGGAGCCGGGCCCATATGATGACCCGCCCCGCCTTGATCGCCGTGCTGTTTTCCCTATCGATGGTCGCGAGCGTAGCGGCCGCCACTTGGACCGGGACTTCCCCCGCTGGCGATAGGATCGATTTCGACCTCGACCATTCGTCCGTCTCGCGAGACAGCCGTATAGCGACCGTTCGGCTCCCTGAATCCGTTTCGATCGACGGCTCTTCATCAGCGATCACGGGGGCGCTGTCCCCGGTCGAAGGCGACCATGCGGCCGCCATGACGACGCGAAGCGCCGACCTGACTTTTGGCGTGGGACGTGGCGGATGGACAGCGACGATCCTCAAGGGCACGCGCCACACGGACTTGCGCCTCAACACCGTCGCGGCCGGCCACGACATCGCGTTCGAGACCGTAGTCACTCTTTCAATCCCAGGGGCGGCCGAGATCGCTTTCGGTGAAGGAGCCGAAGTGGAATCGCTTGCTTTTGATTCGTTCACCGACGAACACCGGCCCGTTTCCAGCCCGAACATGTGGGTAGCACTTCGCGGCGCCGACGGGGGATATGCGTCCGTGGTCCTTGCAGGAGATCTTCGAGACGTTACGGTGTCGCGCGCGGGCAACGCCCTGGCGGTGACAGCGGGCTGGGCGGGCGAGGACGCCGTGGATGCCGGCCACTACGTTCTCCTTGGACGTGCCTCCGGCGCCGCTCCTTACGACGAAGTCATGGAACTCGCCCGGATGGATCGGGAAGAGCTGGGCCTTGCCTACCTTGGGGTCGGCGTGGGTGCGGGCGTTCCATGGGTGAACGGGGCCCGCAGCATAGACGTCGCCGCGACCACGACCGGATCCGATTGGTGGGAAGCCTTGTGGGGGACGACGAGGGCGTGGACGATCCAGGTCGAAGCGCCGGCCGCTCAGAACGGGAAACTCCTCAGGGTCATCGTACCCACCGAACTTTCAGGGGAACTCAGTCCGAAAGCGACGATCGACGGCATGCCCGCCGGCCTTGCGTCATCGTCCACGATGGAAGGGGACGGCACGGATTCCTTCGCGGTCCGGATCCCCCACTTCAGCCTTCGCACTGTACAGATCAAAACAGTGACGCCAGGCGTGCCTCCCGTCTTCATGTGGCTGACACTCGCGCTGGGCGCCGTCGTGGGCGGCGAGTCGTTCATACTGGCGAGAGGCACGCTTCGATCCCGCGCAGCGGCACGAGGCGCCGCGGGAGGCTCTTCGGGCGGCGTGGAGCTACGCTCGAAAGCCGCAGCACGCGGCATGGGGCCCGGCGCTGGC is part of the Euryarchaeota archaeon genome and harbors:
- a CDS encoding PKD domain-containing protein; translated protein: MPRQSAQRPSNILAVAGTRPIHYALVMLAVVSILLPWTASAGSPGNPEVVDPSGDEFDPIQNQHVDAPNSDVLSGWFEERGDDRFEVHFRLQDINGAFRDGTNSQVWNFYWDEPGGRSWRVSVFRDSTGANPPFATLDSPGDTAINVLAAPTLDQSKNEIAVTVPRSFSIAIPNGTATETAVVWEDGTTFVNPLVRNQDGLGSSGCSPCNEVDTTAPGSSFTFKSNLSYNRHVTVRPTSAIVAAEPGRDTTISFTASSPPGIAIDLTTDLLAKLSIDGWRIDGNSLGLSVLPGKTSSLAFTVHVPASAKPGEMGLLTIDGGDVPVSVLVVVGKDEAEKVKALQLGPDFSSTPAASTLHLVGVTVNSASEPVVPGDLVRDAPKGTNEQLIARTFASTDAILPFGTWRTLPLENDLTLSGPLELAVDVDWTNTQGTTLLALVGPDPLPLDWDGITAPAGTVKLVGTAQAATNARAFLKASGTADDFSLARGDALSVAIFVAQSQGTGSVQLHIFTLVSDSRLNFTYLDKTLAPIEGVALPGGKNAIYLTGSPAPLGLMTYGNVTGLAVGPSGETVLSVGSSPRAAVVGDSSKKPASDTTSDSFLRSDATGTTKKIAFDIGDDVQSVNVRLSGQHAAVRTRDTNIDLEVYRLGGTNRTIVKASRANGPEENVTVSRADLEKFGRGPYEADVILKAVGPTSISPTVTFDITVTKGFSEHVPDALVENWLLWDYSGEPAGNYSISARRGASPAVASAPFLLTSIGPTLPPVAGFVFSPILPAVGDSVNFADVSADPDGRIVSWSWDFGDGAKSDQVTPTHTYAAAGNYPVVLVVTDDFGAVSSASVREVTIVASQTGLPTDGIPSQGTLGIYKDLYAKGLTHVEAYTDAWLGSEISGAPGREYLPGRGVQAYVHGTSLNAAVVTTWNGGTLSLTNLLGGVLGFDRGEGLQSLGEARVRSLPPKNVTVNGGPQELQGFSAAPQHHDDANDGLLMVELSHLRGTLNAKRTLTFLEGTLHGDVRNVIRSSPGDTLNLTTETVITAPSGSWLAHASGATVHTLRLVDGEAVSVTFDAGNGWFAVYRPTDVSVAGVVFSGDARSATATLSGALLRIRTDYEAVGSLLSAQYILAYDVADTDATRYAGVMEIAHQDEEEIGTAVLADDRAAAVGWAGARSTMEAGVASGLAADWTALNGFPMEWDLRVEAPSTQGGEAVRLILPAHVLADGSVAFTIDGAELSLSKIAAMSDDVTLVALAPIDHFSVRSVQVRSVVPGLAPIFLWATLGLGAIVSAEALVLARQALGGGAAARGTERFGAGTQSAAVRRALGYAPDDEGPSGSGETREVKGIIAGDRERMTSDRLPSGAQSDAVRKALGMDAETQAAKAALLAKLAGPAAPSGPKGPDLRPAEAKCSRCGQPVAFAKDAGSATCAACGAMNTRRET